From a single Endozoicomonas euniceicola genomic region:
- the pilB gene encoding type IV-A pilus assembly ATPase PilB codes for MADTPLNGLAARLVVNQLLDEGAVRSAQAKAEQSSKTLSQQLVEDKQLTYPQLALVTAEEFGIPVFDLTAFDPDNIPRDLINENLIRKHKVMPLIKRGTRLFVAVVNPADHQAIDEIRFNTGLAAEPVLVEENKIEAFIDRVIEGGDNSLNDFDDDEFENLDDLEVSAVEDAAEDYSGSAEDDAPVVKFVNKMLLSAIKGGASDLHFEPYEKSYRVRFRTDGVLHEVARPPATLSPRIASRLKIMSAMDISERRKPQDGRIKMKLSKSKAIDFRVNTLPTLWGEKIVLRILDPSSAKMGIDALGYEEEQKAMYLEALEQPQGMILVTGPTGSGKTVSLYTGLNILNTPERNISTSEDPVEINLEGINQVNVNPKQGMDFSQALRAFLRQDPDIIMVGEIRDLETANIAIKAAQTGHMVMSTLHTNSAPETLTRLQNMGVPSFNIATSVSLIIAQRLARRLCTNCKEEVDIPKETLLEEGFTEEQAKEAVIYGPKGCEQCSKGYKGRVGIYEVVKITPAMQQVIMAEGNSLEIADVARKEGFSNLRQSGLLKALQGVTSLEEVNRVTLD; via the coding sequence ATGGCAGACACCCCCCTGAACGGTCTGGCCGCGCGCCTGGTGGTCAATCAGCTGCTTGATGAAGGTGCGGTACGATCTGCTCAGGCTAAAGCAGAGCAGTCCAGCAAAACCCTGTCTCAGCAACTGGTTGAAGACAAACAGCTGACCTACCCACAGCTGGCACTGGTGACCGCTGAAGAGTTCGGCATTCCTGTGTTCGACCTTACCGCTTTCGATCCTGACAATATTCCAAGAGACCTCATTAACGAAAACCTCATCCGCAAGCACAAGGTAATGCCTTTAATTAAACGCGGAACCCGCCTGTTTGTTGCCGTCGTCAATCCAGCCGACCATCAGGCTATTGATGAAATTCGCTTCAACACAGGTCTTGCTGCCGAGCCTGTTCTGGTTGAAGAAAACAAAATTGAAGCATTCATTGACCGGGTTATAGAGGGTGGTGATAACTCGCTCAATGACTTTGATGATGACGAATTTGAGAACCTTGATGACCTGGAAGTCAGTGCTGTCGAAGACGCAGCCGAGGATTACAGTGGTTCGGCAGAAGACGATGCCCCGGTGGTAAAATTTGTGAACAAAATGCTGCTGAGTGCTATTAAGGGAGGCGCTTCCGATCTGCACTTCGAACCTTACGAAAAAAGTTACCGGGTGCGTTTTCGAACAGATGGTGTTCTGCACGAAGTCGCCAGGCCACCCGCTACACTCTCTCCAAGAATTGCCTCCCGGCTGAAAATTATGTCGGCCATGGATATTTCTGAGCGTCGCAAACCTCAGGATGGCCGCATAAAAATGAAGCTGTCGAAAAGCAAGGCGATTGATTTCCGGGTCAACACACTCCCAACCCTTTGGGGGGAGAAGATCGTACTCCGTATTCTGGACCCGTCCAGTGCAAAAATGGGGATTGACGCACTGGGTTACGAAGAAGAGCAGAAAGCCATGTACCTTGAAGCCCTGGAGCAGCCACAGGGCATGATTCTGGTCACAGGCCCTACAGGGTCAGGTAAAACCGTATCGCTTTACACCGGCCTGAATATTCTGAACACCCCGGAACGCAATATCTCTACCTCAGAAGACCCGGTGGAAATCAACCTTGAAGGCATTAACCAGGTCAACGTAAATCCCAAGCAGGGCATGGATTTCTCTCAGGCGCTCAGGGCATTTCTACGACAGGATCCTGATATCATCATGGTGGGTGAGATCCGGGACCTGGAAACCGCCAACATCGCCATCAAAGCAGCCCAGACGGGTCACATGGTGATGTCAACGCTGCACACCAACAGTGCGCCGGAAACCCTGACCCGTCTGCAGAATATGGGCGTTCCGTCGTTCAACATAGCCACCTCCGTCAGTCTTATCATCGCCCAGCGCCTGGCAAGACGGCTTTGCACCAACTGCAAAGAGGAAGTCGACATTCCCAAAGAGACATTGCTGGAAGAAGGCTTTACCGAAGAACAGGCCAAAGAGGCCGTTATTTATGGACCGAAAGGCTGCGAGCAGTGCAGCAAGGGCTATAAAGGCCGGGTTGGTATTTATGAAGTGGTGAAAATTACGCCAGCCATGCAGCAGGTCATTATGGCAGAAGGCAACTCCCTGGAGATTGCGGATGTGGCCAGAAAAGAAGGTTTTAGTAATCTCCGACAATCCGGTTTGCTGAAAGCGCTGCAAGGGGTCACCAGCCTGGAAGAAGTTAACCGGGTAACGCTGGATTAA
- a CDS encoding MATE family efflux transporter, producing the protein MSLTHRDYFKIAIPFIISTVTQPLLGAVDTAVIGRLGVTELIGGVAIGTVIMNTLYWLFGFFRVSTTGQSAIALGKNCNESKASSLIRPFVLAGSAGLIFILLQSFIWQGALTIIEPEAGVALSAKTYFDILIWGAPFVLLNYTLIGWLMGQAKVKETLYTQIFGNVLNIILDAVFVLYLDFGVAGVAFASLTSQVITFIIGMYLIAQSTSFSLLSYLGLARMSRKDLKVIISSNTDLLLRTVCILTFFNVMARMGSQLGADILATNAILMQVTFIVSYMFDGVANASSVFSGKAVGAKDPELLKRVVSLNVQWTTLFVAIATAFIILFQNQLVLLFTQIPSLIAIYHEMSPWLTVFPLVAGFGLTFYGIFTGTGTTVPVRNSSIATLAIFLFVVWATVENWGNHGLWLAFTIFYIGRFAFLVPFLRQVFAKAV; encoded by the coding sequence ATGAGTCTCACACACCGTGACTATTTCAAAATAGCCATCCCTTTTATTATTTCGACCGTGACCCAGCCCCTTCTGGGTGCTGTTGATACAGCGGTGATCGGGCGCCTGGGCGTTACCGAACTGATTGGCGGCGTCGCCATCGGCACCGTTATAATGAATACCCTCTATTGGCTGTTCGGTTTTTTCCGTGTCAGCACGACAGGCCAAAGCGCCATTGCGCTGGGTAAAAACTGTAACGAAAGTAAGGCTTCCAGCCTGATACGACCTTTTGTTCTGGCGGGCTCCGCTGGCTTAATCTTTATTTTGCTACAGTCGTTTATCTGGCAGGGAGCGCTGACCATTATTGAGCCAGAGGCTGGGGTTGCCCTGAGCGCCAAAACCTATTTTGATATCCTGATCTGGGGTGCGCCTTTTGTTCTGCTGAACTATACCCTTATCGGCTGGCTGATGGGACAGGCAAAGGTTAAAGAGACGCTTTATACCCAGATTTTCGGTAATGTCCTGAACATTATTCTGGATGCCGTTTTTGTACTTTACCTTGATTTTGGCGTTGCCGGTGTCGCTTTTGCCAGCCTGACCTCTCAGGTAATAACTTTTATTATTGGTATGTACCTGATAGCACAATCCACTTCATTCTCCCTGCTCAGCTACCTGGGACTGGCCAGAATGAGCCGCAAGGACCTGAAAGTTATTATCTCCTCAAACACCGACCTGCTATTACGTACGGTGTGCATTCTGACGTTCTTTAATGTTATGGCCCGGATGGGCTCCCAGCTTGGCGCGGATATTCTGGCAACCAATGCCATCCTGATGCAGGTGACGTTTATAGTGAGCTATATGTTTGATGGTGTCGCCAATGCTTCCAGCGTATTTTCCGGCAAGGCGGTTGGCGCAAAAGACCCGGAATTACTGAAACGCGTGGTCTCTCTCAATGTGCAATGGACGACGCTGTTTGTGGCAATAGCCACCGCCTTTATCATCCTGTTCCAGAATCAGCTGGTGCTGCTATTTACCCAGATACCCAGCCTGATCGCCATCTACCATGAGATGTCACCCTGGTTGACAGTGTTTCCCCTGGTGGCCGGATTTGGCCTGACTTTCTATGGTATTTTTACCGGCACAGGCACAACAGTACCTGTTCGTAATTCCAGTATCGCAACACTGGCGATCTTCCTGTTTGTAGTTTGGGCTACGGTTGAAAACTGGGGGAACCACGGGCTCTGGTTGGCGTTTACGATATTTTATATTGGCCGCTTTGCTTTTCTGGTTCCTTTCCTGCGACAAGTGTTTGCCAAAGCCGTTTAA
- a CDS encoding ABC transporter ATP-binding protein, giving the protein MLIQLTDVTKSYAKDDSWLFRSRTPVLKGVSLSVNHSECVGLVGESGSGKSTLGKIVLGLEACDSGTVSYAEELLELPRYQAMSVVFQDYNTSVNPRLTIAEIINEPLLNEPLSPYERDRLITSLLAEVGLPAELRTRYPHQLSGGQLQRVCIARAIAPNPRFILLDEAVSSLDVSVQVQVLELLQTLKQTRNVAYLFITHDITVASFLCDRLLFFKEGMVVEQVDDISQLNRVADPYTRQLLEAAGYLEIPFLNHSSNP; this is encoded by the coding sequence ATGCTGATACAACTGACAGATGTTACCAAGTCATACGCCAAGGATGACAGCTGGCTGTTTCGCAGCCGTACCCCGGTTCTTAAAGGCGTTTCACTCTCGGTCAATCACAGTGAATGCGTTGGTCTTGTCGGAGAATCCGGTAGTGGCAAAAGTACGCTGGGGAAAATCGTACTTGGACTGGAAGCGTGCGATTCCGGTACGGTGAGCTACGCCGAAGAACTGTTGGAGCTGCCCCGCTATCAGGCAATGAGTGTCGTTTTTCAGGACTACAATACTTCAGTCAACCCCCGGCTGACCATTGCAGAGATCATCAATGAGCCGCTGCTCAATGAGCCGCTGTCCCCTTATGAGCGTGACAGGCTTATAACGTCTTTGCTGGCGGAAGTCGGCCTGCCGGCTGAACTACGGACGCGCTACCCCCATCAGTTAAGCGGTGGCCAGTTGCAGCGTGTCTGCATTGCCCGGGCCATTGCACCCAATCCCCGGTTTATCCTGCTGGACGAAGCTGTCAGCTCATTGGACGTGTCTGTTCAGGTACAGGTACTGGAGCTACTACAGACACTCAAACAAACACGCAATGTCGCTTATCTGTTCATTACCCACGACATTACAGTGGCCAGCTTCCTCTGTGACAGACTGCTGTTCTTCAAAGAGGGTATGGTTGTTGAACAGGTTGATGACATAAGCCAGCTGAACCGGGTTGCAGACCCTTACACCAGACAATTGCTGGAAGCCGCAGGCTACCTTGAAATCCCCTTTTTGAACCATTCGAGTAATCCATGA
- a CDS encoding ABC transporter ATP-binding protein → MLEVRNLCVQLKQQDRQRTLVEGISFSLGEDQCLGILGESGSGKSVTCSAINGLLGEHFSVSGSVRLRQKELLTLPANERRQLRGSDIAMIMQSPMTAFNPLFTIGNQAVETIRQHHTVDKKAALELICNAMSRVNLKDPQSLLKLYPHELSGGMLQRIMVSFALVLEPKIIIADEPTTAIDYISQREVVRELQLVRETFGTSFIFVSHDLSLISHIADDVLVMNNGQMVDYGSAQSVFSHPESEHTRYLIDMRMKLINRFQSVMGS, encoded by the coding sequence ATGCTTGAAGTACGCAATCTTTGTGTTCAGTTAAAACAGCAAGACCGGCAAAGGACTCTGGTCGAGGGTATCAGCTTTTCCCTGGGTGAAGATCAGTGCCTGGGGATTCTCGGTGAGTCAGGCAGTGGCAAAAGTGTCACCTGCTCCGCGATCAATGGGCTGCTCGGGGAGCATTTTTCAGTATCTGGCTCTGTGCGACTCAGACAAAAAGAGCTACTGACACTGCCCGCTAATGAGCGGCGTCAGCTACGGGGCTCTGATATTGCCATGATCATGCAGAGCCCGATGACAGCCTTCAACCCATTGTTCACCATTGGTAACCAGGCGGTGGAAACGATTCGACAGCATCACACTGTGGACAAAAAAGCGGCACTGGAGCTGATTTGTAACGCCATGTCACGGGTTAACCTTAAAGACCCACAAAGCCTGTTGAAACTCTACCCCCACGAGCTAAGTGGTGGGATGCTACAGCGAATCATGGTGTCGTTTGCCCTGGTTCTCGAACCCAAAATTATTATTGCGGATGAACCGACGACGGCTATTGACTACATCAGTCAGCGGGAAGTGGTCCGGGAGCTGCAACTGGTTCGGGAAACATTTGGAACGTCGTTTATCTTTGTCAGCCATGACCTGAGTCTGATTTCCCATATTGCCGATGACGTGCTGGTGATGAATAACGGGCAGATGGTTGACTACGGTTCGGCACAGTCTGTTTTCAGCCATCCGGAAAGTGAGCATACCCGTTATCTGATTGATATGCGCATGAAACTGATCAACCGCTTTCAGTCGGTGATGGGGAGCTAG
- the opp1C gene encoding nickel/cobalt ABC transporter permease: MIMRLLRNKTAVLCLFIIALVCVIGAFAPWLAPHDPNLADVINMLAPLSAEYPLGTDYLGRCILSRLLFGIRATLYYSLITMVVTALVGAAIGIISGYFRGRVDALLMRACEVMLSFPYEVIVLSVVGILGPGVSNIIIANFIAKLAWYIRMVRSSVIQFNHRNFILYSKAISTPKRFIFLRHLAPNVAAEVIILATLDLGWIILSISTLSFLGLGIQPPTPEWGAMLSDAKEALFSHPEQMMIPGLAIMSVVACCNLLGDALRDVLDPKTGTQ; the protein is encoded by the coding sequence ATGATTATGCGACTGTTACGTAATAAAACCGCAGTGCTGTGTCTGTTTATCATTGCCCTGGTCTGTGTTATCGGTGCCTTTGCGCCCTGGCTGGCTCCACATGACCCGAACCTGGCGGATGTCATCAATATGCTGGCCCCCCTGTCCGCCGAGTATCCCCTTGGCACGGATTACCTGGGGCGATGCATTCTGTCCAGACTGCTGTTTGGTATCAGGGCCACACTCTATTACTCACTGATTACAATGGTGGTCACGGCACTGGTGGGCGCTGCTATTGGGATAATATCCGGCTATTTCCGGGGTCGGGTTGACGCATTACTTATGCGTGCCTGTGAAGTCATGCTGTCATTTCCCTACGAAGTTATCGTCCTGAGTGTTGTCGGTATTCTGGGGCCAGGTGTCAGCAACATTATTATTGCCAACTTTATTGCTAAACTGGCCTGGTATATCCGCATGGTCAGAAGCTCGGTGATTCAGTTCAATCACCGAAACTTCATTCTGTACTCCAAAGCGATAAGCACCCCAAAACGCTTTATTTTCCTGCGCCACCTTGCGCCCAACGTGGCTGCCGAAGTGATCATTCTTGCCACTCTGGATCTTGGCTGGATCATCCTCAGCATCTCTACACTGTCTTTTCTCGGGCTGGGTATTCAGCCGCCGACCCCGGAATGGGGAGCCATGCTCAGTGATGCCAAGGAAGCTTTATTTTCCCATCCGGAACAGATGATGATTCCGGGGCTGGCCATTATGTCCGTGGTGGCATGCTGCAATTTGCTGGGTGACGCGTTGCGGGATGTACTTGATCCGAAAACAGGGACTCAATAA
- the opp1B gene encoding nickel/cobalt ABC transporter permease, which produces MAKFIIKRLLAACVTLFLVSFVAFVIVNLIPADPAEVALRINDIPPSEEAIAEMRQQLGLDKPFMARYFDWLSASLQLDFGVSYTNTDRMVSEELARSFPYTLRLAGISLLLLVGISLPVGILSAVYKNHWFDHIVRLFIFASTAMPNFWLAFILIWCFSLELNWLPSSGATTWQHYILPGMTLCMAYIATYIRLIRNAMLESMGEQYVTYARARGLSEWSVVTKHMLKNSLQTSMTALGIGVVRLVAGTVVIENIFAIPGLGRLALAAIFNRDYPVLQAYILAMGCLFVLSNLIIDLLHTAVDPRLKTAGSQQ; this is translated from the coding sequence ATGGCAAAATTCATTATCAAAAGACTACTGGCAGCATGTGTCACTCTTTTTCTGGTTTCGTTCGTCGCATTTGTCATCGTTAACCTGATTCCGGCCGACCCTGCGGAGGTGGCCCTCAGGATTAACGACATCCCACCGAGTGAGGAGGCCATTGCTGAAATGCGCCAACAACTAGGGCTGGATAAACCGTTTATGGCGCGCTACTTCGACTGGCTGAGTGCATCCTTACAGCTGGATTTCGGTGTGTCTTATACCAACACTGACCGTATGGTGAGTGAAGAACTGGCCAGAAGTTTTCCCTACACACTTCGGCTGGCAGGTATATCGCTATTATTGCTGGTTGGCATTAGCCTGCCTGTTGGAATACTCAGTGCTGTCTATAAAAATCACTGGTTTGACCACATTGTTCGACTATTCATCTTTGCCAGTACCGCCATGCCCAATTTCTGGCTGGCCTTTATCCTGATATGGTGTTTCTCCCTTGAACTGAACTGGCTTCCAAGCAGTGGCGCAACCACCTGGCAACATTACATACTGCCGGGTATGACCCTGTGCATGGCTTACATTGCGACCTATATCCGCCTTATCCGAAACGCCATGCTTGAATCCATGGGCGAACAGTATGTCACTTACGCCCGAGCCCGGGGGTTATCGGAATGGAGCGTTGTCACCAAGCACATGCTCAAAAACTCACTACAAACATCCATGACCGCCCTGGGTATCGGTGTGGTTCGGCTGGTTGCGGGCACGGTTGTGATTGAAAATATTTTTGCGATCCCCGGACTGGGAAGGCTGGCACTGGCTGCGATTTTCAACCGGGATTACCCCGTGCTTCAGGCTTACATTCTTGCGATGGGTTGCTTATTTGTGCTGTCCAACCTCATTATCGACCTGCTGCATACTGCCGTTGACCCTCGACTTAAAACAGCGGGAAGTCAGCAATGA